The following coding sequences lie in one Glycine soja cultivar W05 chromosome 16, ASM419377v2, whole genome shotgun sequence genomic window:
- the LOC114390677 gene encoding putative pentatricopeptide repeat-containing protein At1g12700, mitochondrial isoform X1 encodes MSFSRRLSSSLSPSIPKFPPFLPNPTFLPCFHSQPSSIDNIVVDAVCQFNSMLLVRDTPPIMEFNKIVGSLVKMKHYPTAISLFKQMQVKGIEPDLFTLNILINCFCHLGQMTFSFTVLGKILKLGYQPNTITLNTLMKGLCLKGEVKKSLHFHDKVVAQGFQMDQVSYATLLNGLCKIGETRSALKLLRMIEDRSTRPNVVMYNTIIDGLCKDKLVNEAYDLYSEMDARGIFPNVITYSTLIYGFCLAGQLMEAFGLLNEMILKNINPNVYTYTILMDALCKEGKVKEAKNLLAVMTKEGVKPNVVSYNTLMDGYCLIGEVQNAKQMFHTMVQKGVNPNVYSYNIMIDRLCKSKRVDEAMNLLREVLHKNMVPNTVTYSSLIDGFCKLGRITSALDLLKEMYHRGQPADVVTYTSLLDALCKNQNLDKATALFMKMKERGIQPNKYTYTALIDGLCKGGRHKNAQKLFQHLLVKGCRINVWTYNVMISGLCKEGMLDEALAMKSKMEENGCIPDAVTFEIIIRSLFEKDQNDKAEKLLHEMIAKDLLRFRDFHGERSPVTNKLL; translated from the coding sequence ATGTCATTCTCGAGAAGGTTaagctcttctctctctccttccATTCCCAAATTTCCTCCTTTTCTTCCAAATCCCACTTTCCTTCCTTGCTTTCATTCTCAGCCTTCATCCATTGATAATATTGTTGTTGATGCTGTTTGTCAGTTCAATAGCATGCTCCTTGTGCGTGATACCCCACCCATCATGGAATTTAACAAGATTGTGGGATCTCTTGTAAAGATGAAGCACTATCCCACTGCCATTTCTCTTTTTAAACAAATGCAAGTCAAAGGAATCGAGCCAGATCTTTTTACTTTGAACATCCTCATCAATTGTTTCTGCCACTTGGGCCAAATGACCTTTTCTTTTACTGTATTgggcaaaattctaaaattaggTTATCAGCCGAATACCATAACCTTGAATACACTCATGAAAGGTCTGTGTCTCAAGGGTGAGGTCAAGAAATCACTGCACTTTCATGACAAGGTCGTAGCACAAGGATTTCAGATGGACCAGGTTAGTTACGCAACCCTGCTCAATGGACTATGTAAAATAGGAGAAACGAGAAGTGCCCTCAAGTTGCTGAGAATGATTGAAGACAGATCAACTAGGCCTAATGTGGTAATGTACAACACCATCATTGATGGCTTATGCAAAGATAAACTTGTAAACGAGGCATATGATTTATATTCTGAAATGGATGCCAGAGGAATTTTTCCTAATGTTATCACTTACAGTACTCTAATCTATGGCTTTTGCCTTGCGGGTCAGTTAATGGAAGCATTTGgtttattaaatgaaatgatATTGAAGAACATCAACCCGAATGTCTATACCTATACTATATTGATGGATGCATTATGTAAAGAAGGAAAGGTGAAAGAAGCCAAAAATTTATTAGCTGTGATGACGAAAGAAGGAGTAAAACCTAATGTTGTTTCTTATAATACTTTAATGGATGGGTATTGTTTAATTGGTGAAGTGCAGAATGCAAAACAAATGTTTCACACTATGGTCCAAAAGGGAGTAAATCCTAATGTTTACAGCTACAATATAATGATTGATAGATTATGTAAGAGTAAAAGGGTGGATGAGGCCATGAATCTCCTAAGAGAAGTGTTGCATAAAAACATGGTTCCTAATACAGTGACCTACAGTTCTCTTATTGATGGTTTCTGCAAATTAGGGAGAATTACTTCTGCTTTGGATCTTTTGAAGGAGATGTACCACAGAGGTCAACCAGCTGATGTAGTCACCTACACTTCCTTATTAGATGCTTTATGCAAAAACCAAAACCTTGACAAGGCAACTGCACTATTCATGAAAATGAAGGAGCGGGGAATTCAGCCAAATAAGTACACATACACGGCACTTATTGATGGATTATGTAAAGGTGGAAGACATAAGAATGCACAAAAACTTTTTCAACATCTCTTGGTTAAAGGCTGTCGTATAAATGTCTGGACATATAATGTCATGATCAGTGGGCTTTGTAAAGAGGGCATGCTTGATGAAGCATTGGCCATGAAGTCAAAAATGGAAGAGAATGGTTGCATCCCCGATGCTGTAacttttgaaattattattcGTTCTCTGTTTGAGAAGGATCAAAATGATAAGGCTGAGAAACTTCTGCATGAAATGATTGCTAAAGACCTATTACGTTTTAGGGATTTTCATGGTGAGCGATCTCCAGTTACAAATAAGTTATTGTGA